Part of the Ignavibacteria bacterium genome is shown below.
ATCCTCTCAAGTCCGTTTGTAAGTTGCTGAGCGTAACCTGAAAACTCGTTCCCCAGAGTAAGAGGAGTTGCGTCCATCAAATGGGTTCGTCCGATTTTAATAATATTATTGAATTGTTTCGATTTTATAGTTAAGTCGTCTCTTAGTTTTGTCATCATTGGGATCAACCTGCGATGAATTTCTTCAACTGCTGCAATGTGAATAGCCGTTGGAAATGCATCGTTAGTTGATTGAGATTTATTCACATCATCATTCGGATGAATTGGAGTTTTGCTGCCGACCTTGCCTCCAGCAATTTGAATTGCACGATTCGAGATTACTTCATTTACATTCATATTCGTTTGCGTTCCGCTTCCGGTTTGCCAAACAACAAGCGGGAAATGATCATTCAATAATCCAGAAATAACTTCATCTGCGGCTTTGATGATTAAAGCAGCTTTTTCTTCGGTTAAAGTACCAAGTTCTTTATTGGTTAGTGCCGCGGCTTTTTTGACGATTGCCATTGCACGGATAAATTCTGGCGGAAAAGTTTCACCGCCGATTTTGAAATTCATTAATGAACGCGCTGTCTGTGCGCCGTAAAGTTTATTTGCTGGGACTTTCATTTCGCCCATGCTGTCGGTTTCAACTCTATATTCCATTGTTGTTTCCTAATTGTTTAAGATGTGTTTTGATTGCAGACAAAATTAAATTCCTTCACTGCAAATTTAAGAAAGTTTATAGAGTTTATCTGCATCATTCAATTTCACTTAACTGTGAGATAGAAGTCGGAAGCTGATGAAAAACCGCGGTCCAATGCCAATTGAAAGCATGTTTTAATTTTCTGATTTAAAATTTATTTTGCACAAAGAGCTGAGGATTATAAGTGAAAATCGGCATTATATCGGATATTCATGAGGATGTAGAGAATTTAAAATCAACAATCGCGCTTTTATCAAGAAAAAACTGTGATGAAATTTTCTGCCTCGGCGATATAGTTGGTTTCTGTCTTCCTTTTAACAAATACATTTCAAAGAGGGATGCGAACGAGTGCATTGATATTGTAAAATCAAACTGCTCTCTTAGTGTCATTGGAAATCATGATCTCTATGCTATCAGAAAAATTCCGCAGCACAAATTTGACTTCAATTATGTTGAAAACTGGTATTCGCTTGATTATGAAAGCCGGCAAAAGTTATCAAGAAGGAAAATATGGCTGTACGAAGATAATGAACTCCCAATTCGATTGACTCAACAAAATAAATCATTTCTTTCAGAGCTAAACGAATTCGAAATTATTGAAGTTCAGGGAGATAGAATACTTTTCTCGCATTTTGTTTTTCCTGATTTGACCGGCTCATCAACACACTTTCCTAAGAATGCAAAGGATCTCAAAGAACATTTTCGATTTATGACCGAAAACAAGTGCGTGTATTCCTTTACAGGTCATGGTCACGTGGAGGGATTAATTAGTTCGGATGAGATGAAGATGAAATATTACAAATTTGAAAAATTGCCGTTGAAGAAGGAAAGACGATGGATTGTTGGACCATGTGTAGCCCGAACCACTAGAAAAAATGGAGTGATGATCCTTAACACAGATTCACTTGAAATTGAATCGATCCCTATCACAAATTAGATTGATCTGTTGACAAAAATGAGTATTAAAAATGCAGCCGCATAAAAAAAAGTTTTTCAGTAAGAGAATTTTCTTCTTAAGAATAATTCTTCCAACGTTTATAACGATCGCACTGTTCTCACTCTCGCTATTTTATCTTATTGTCCCTCAGTTCGAAAAAAATGTCATGGAGAGAAAGCGAGAGATGATAACCGAGCTTACAAACTCTGCTTGGAGCATACTTGAGGAATATAACGATGAAGTGAAACGCGGAACTTTATCAATCGAAGAAGCAAAAAATACTGCTTCTCTCAGAATTGAATATCTGCGTTATGGAAAAGAGAGAAAAGATTATTTCTGGATAACAGATACGATTCCGAACATGATCATGCATCCATATAAGTCAGATCTAAATGGGAAAAATCTTTCGGAGTTTGTTGACTCACGCGACAATCAAATGTTTACGGAAATGGCTGATGTTGTAAAAAAACAGGAACATGGTTTTGTGGATTACCTCTGGCAATGGAAAGATGACTCGGCACGCATTGTTCCAAAACTGTCTTATGTAATGGGTTTTAAACCATGGGGCTGGATCCTAGGAACGGGAATTTATATTGATGATGTAGAAGAAGAAATCTCTGAGATCAAAAGCCGCTTGATAAAAATATCTTTAGGAATAACTCTTCTTATCTCATTGTTTCTAGCTTTCCTTGCAAGGCAGAGCTACTATTTTGAAAAGAAAAGACGAACAGCTGAAAATGAATTAAAAACCTCGCGGGAAAAATATAAAACATTAGTCGAAGCCTCGACCGAAGGCGTTTTAATGATTCTTGGAGATGAAATTGTTTATTCGAATAATGTATTGCAATCATTGACAGGCTATTCGGATGAAGAATTTACAGATGTAAAACTTGAGAAGATTTTTTGTCTGAATGAGATTCAGAAAAAATTATTAGTAGATTCTATTTCCGGCAGTTATGAGGAAAGGCAAAGTATAAGGCAATTTGAAACTTTTCTGCTGAGAAAGGATAACTCTCAAGCACTAGTTTTTCTTACAATCTCTCCAATATTATTTTTTGAAAAGCGAGGAATTATTATTGTGGTTAAAGATATTGGAACAGAAGTGCAGAAAGCAGAAGAGCTTAAGCGGAAAGAAGAAATAAATAATTACTTCGGTAAGCTTAATTTGGGAAAAATTAAGATCGATTTATCGGATGGAGGAAAAATAATTTCACTAAATGAATTGGGAAAGATGATTTTTGGAATAGAAAAATCAAAACTAGAAAATACAGTTTCGATTTTCGACTTCATCTCTAACAAAATAGAAGTCGAAAAAATATTCAAAGAACTGCGGCGAAATAAACAAATCATCAACAAAAAAGTTGAAATAATCAAGTTCGACAAATCAGATTCCATAATTAATCTATCCATGTTTATAACCGATTCTCCAAATGAAAAAGATTTAATATGTGAAGGAATTATTGAAGATATTTCATGCACCCAAAGAAAATTGGAAGAAGTGAAATCTAAGCTTGAACGGTATGAAAAGCTTTCGCCGATTCTCGAACTGCCGGTAAAAGAGTTTGCTGAGAAGATTATGACCTGCTCAATAAATCAGTCTGTTGATTCTGTCCTCAGCCGGTTAATCAAGCAGAATCAAGAGATCATAGCGATAGAATCAGACGCGAAAGAGATTATCGGTTTTGTTTCAATGTCGGACTTAATCCATAATTTGTATCGGGAGGAGGTCAACACAAAATTATCTCTGAGTGAAATAATGAGTGATAAACTGGACGTAATGTCAGAAGAAACCGGAATTTCCGAAGCGATCAACATTCTTTCCAGTAAAAACATTTTTCAAATTCTATTGAAAGATAAAGGCGGCAACATAAATTGTGTTTTTAGTCCGAAAGATCTCGTGAAAGCTTTTTCTCTCAATCTTTCTAACATTATAAAAAAAGTTGACGCTGCAAGATCTGTTGAAGAATTAATTCAATTCCGAGCACAGGTTAATCATTTAATTAGTCTCGTTTCAAAAACGAGTGACGATTCTAAAAAACTGACAAACATTTCTTCTTTATTCTCAGATTCGATTCATAAAAAATTAGCTTCAATAGTATTTAAGGAATTAGGCGAGCCGCCGGTTAAGTTTACGCTTATAGTTTTAGGCAGCGAAGGCAGGGAGGAACAAACGTTAGCAACTGATCAAGACAATGCTATTATTTATGAAGATGTTCCAGCAGAAGAGAAAGCGGAGGCAGAAAAATATTTTCTGAATTTCGGCGATCGAATTACTTTCTTGTTAAATGAAATTGGTTATAATTACTGTCATGGAAAAGTGATGGCGAGCAATCCGAAATGGTGTCAACCGATTTCTGTTTGGAAAAAGTATTTTACAGAATGGGTGACAACAGCAAACCCACAAGACTTATTGGAGATAAGCATCTTCTTTGATTTTAAAAATGTTTTCGGCAATCATGATTTTACTTTGAATTTAACAGAACATGTACGAAAAATAACTACGGGTTATAATTCATTTTTTGTTTATTTATCAGAAAATTGTTTGAAAGTTTCGCCGTCATTTTCAAAAACAAGCTCGTCCCTTTCCAGTTCGGGAAAAGAATATATCAATGTTAAAATGACTCTTCTCCCAATAATTGATTTGGTTAGGACCTATGCTCTGAAAAATAAAATTTATTTTACTAATACATTCGACAGGATACGTACGTTATTCACAAAAAGAATCTTCAGCGAGGGAGGTTATCAAGAGATAAAGGATGTTTATAATTTTCTCATGATGTTAAGATTTAAGCATCAATTGAGACTTATCGCAGAAAATAAGGAGCCAAATAACGAGATTTACCTTAGTGAATTAGAAGATTGGGAGTTAGATAAAATTAAAAAAGTATTCAATGTAATTTCCGACTTTCAAGCCAAGCTTAAAATGGATTTCATTGGCACATTAACCTTTTGATGTAATTCTTATTATCCTAACTGCTTTTATTTATTAAAAGTCATAAAAACATGGTATCGATGTTCAACTCCAATAAAATTAGTTTTTTATTTATCCTATTAGGATTATTTTTGTATTGAATTTTTCTGTCTTGAAAACATTTGAACTGATTTATTAACCATTCGAAATATCCACACAAAATTTATAGAGAGGTAATTAATGAGCATTCAAAAAACAGATTTAGCTGTAATACTGCAGTCTGATAGATTCAAAGAACTCGTTAATAAGAGATGGTCTGTATCAATATCACTTACGACAATCATGCTGGTAGTGTATGTCGGATTTATACTTTTAATAGCATTTAATAAAGAGTTTCTTGCAACTAAAATCGGTGAACATATCACAATTGGGATCCCAATTGGTATTGGAATAATAATCTTTGCGTGGCTGCTTACAGGGATATATGTTCGCTGGGCAAATTCCAGCTACGATAAAACCGTCCGAGAAATGAGGAAACAATTACTGGATGAGTGACAATTCATCCGAACGAGCCGGACAAGATCATTAAAACATTTTCTTAAGAACAAAAATATTTACTATCTAAATTATTAAGAAGGAGTAGAGTTGTGGAAAATTTTCAAACTTCATTGGGTGAACCAAACATTGCATCTATATTAATCTTTTTTGCATTTGTTGGGGTCACCTTATACATAACATATTGGGCTGCAAAAAAAACAAAAACGACAAGTGAATTCTATGCAGCAGATAGAAGCATTTCGGGATTTAAAAATGGATTAGCATTGGCAGGAGATTATATGAGCGCTGCTTCATTTCTGGGAATTGCCGGAATGGTCGCCCTGAAAGGTTATGATGGGTTAATCTATTCAATTGGATTTTTAGTCGGCTGGCCTCTTGTTATGTTTTTAATAGCCGAGCCGCTGCGAAATCTTGGTAAGTTTACATTTTCCGATGTCGTCGCATTCAGGCTGAAACAAACACCTGTGAGAGTTGCCTCTTCTGTTGGTTCGTTAATGACA
Proteins encoded:
- a CDS encoding PAS domain S-box protein, which encodes MQPHKKKFFSKRIFFLRIILPTFITIALFSLSLFYLIVPQFEKNVMERKREMITELTNSAWSILEEYNDEVKRGTLSIEEAKNTASLRIEYLRYGKERKDYFWITDTIPNMIMHPYKSDLNGKNLSEFVDSRDNQMFTEMADVVKKQEHGFVDYLWQWKDDSARIVPKLSYVMGFKPWGWILGTGIYIDDVEEEISEIKSRLIKISLGITLLISLFLAFLARQSYYFEKKRRTAENELKTSREKYKTLVEASTEGVLMILGDEIVYSNNVLQSLTGYSDEEFTDVKLEKIFCLNEIQKKLLVDSISGSYEERQSIRQFETFLLRKDNSQALVFLTISPILFFEKRGIIIVVKDIGTEVQKAEELKRKEEINNYFGKLNLGKIKIDLSDGGKIISLNELGKMIFGIEKSKLENTVSIFDFISNKIEVEKIFKELRRNKQIINKKVEIIKFDKSDSIINLSMFITDSPNEKDLICEGIIEDISCTQRKLEEVKSKLERYEKLSPILELPVKEFAEKIMTCSINQSVDSVLSRLIKQNQEIIAIESDAKEIIGFVSMSDLIHNLYREEVNTKLSLSEIMSDKLDVMSEETGISEAINILSSKNIFQILLKDKGGNINCVFSPKDLVKAFSLNLSNIIKKVDAARSVEELIQFRAQVNHLISLVSKTSDDSKKLTNISSLFSDSIHKKLASIVFKELGEPPVKFTLIVLGSEGREEQTLATDQDNAIIYEDVPAEEKAEAEKYFLNFGDRITFLLNEIGYNYCHGKVMASNPKWCQPISVWKKYFTEWVTTANPQDLLEISIFFDFKNVFGNHDFTLNLTEHVRKITTGYNSFFVYLSENCLKVSPSFSKTSSSLSSSGKEYINVKMTLLPIIDLVRTYALKNKIYFTNTFDRIRTLFTKRIFSEGGYQEIKDVYNFLMMLRFKHQLRLIAENKEPNNEIYLSELEDWELDKIKKVFNVISDFQAKLKMDFIGTLTF
- a CDS encoding metallophosphoesterase, producing MKIGIISDIHEDVENLKSTIALLSRKNCDEIFCLGDIVGFCLPFNKYISKRDANECIDIVKSNCSLSVIGNHDLYAIRKIPQHKFDFNYVENWYSLDYESRQKLSRRKIWLYEDNELPIRLTQQNKSFLSELNEFEIIEVQGDRILFSHFVFPDLTGSSTHFPKNAKDLKEHFRFMTENKCVYSFTGHGHVEGLISSDEMKMKYYKFEKLPLKKERRWIVGPCVARTTRKNGVMILNTDSLEIESIPITN
- a CDS encoding DUF485 domain-containing protein; protein product: MSIQKTDLAVILQSDRFKELVNKRWSVSISLTTIMLVVYVGFILLIAFNKEFLATKIGEHITIGIPIGIGIIIFAWLLTGIYVRWANSSYDKTVREMRKQLLDE